A window of Magnolia sinica isolate HGM2019 chromosome 13, MsV1, whole genome shotgun sequence genomic DNA:
AGTAATACAACTTAAAAGCCTTTATATATTTATCCTCCACCACTATACAAAATAAGACCCATCGTTTAAATGTCTGGGATCATTAAAATATAATTCTAGCTAAAGTTCTCACATATCTTATTACAATACAGGGGTGATATATTTTAGTAAGCCGATAAaagattattttaattttatttttttttttaaccgttTTTAATTTCACGTGAAACTATGACATTTGTTTTTACGATAAAAACATATAGAAgttaaaataaatcattttatagctaTATATTTATACTTTAAAACTTCATTGTTAATTTATAATGAatagttttaatattttatttactttTCCAATGATATTACGAGAAAACATCAAATTATaaaaatctcccaagaaattCCCAAGCTGAGGAATTGCCTAGATTAAGATCTGTCACTATGTTGATAATAACTGTAGTTAAATAAAATGTTATGAGAATTATTGCAACGTCGGCCATACATGGTGAGTGCTATACAGTGGAATGcaccatacatttttaaaaactaGTGCGTGGCGCATGCAATGCATccaaagagagagaatgagaggttCTGCTCCCCTGCatacatggtggggctcaccatgtccCAAACATACCAcatgagttcgttttgcctctgtcgccACTCAGGATCCACGGGCTGAGATATGATCAGATGATCTGAATGGTTCACGTTCTAGATGTCATGCAACATGGGCTGCCCTTAAAAAGCTCGAACTTGTAAACTTGaaatggaatttttcaatggttcaaattcaacTGTGAAAAAGGTTAGGATAATCaatgaattttgatttttgtaatatAGGTTAGATATAGTAGCACCGATAATATGGATATTTGAAATCATctgaccatctcagcatgtggggccAATAGAGTGACACGTGCTAGCAATCCGAGTCGCCACCTAGGCAAGACGAATCGCAGGCTATATAGAGTCGTGCTTTGGGAGTAGGATTTTAAATTCTACCCTCACAAATCGCTATTTAAGAATTTTCATTGCTACTTTCATGTGTTCTTACTTCGAATGTGAGTAAGAGCATGGTTTGAGAAGGCCATCTGATGATTAGTTCAAATCTCCCACATAATCGTGCCATTTGACACGTGTGCAGAGTGGATAATTCTAGGAATCCTATAGTCATACTCGATGACGACGAGttggacatccaacccttccaatatgttggtcccaccatgaggattaCTTTGTCAAAAATTCAGTACCATCCatccttcaggtgggccacaccatagaaaacagtgtttacTTGCTGAGAACTAGGAAGATAAAAGTGGGGTCTACCTGACCAGTAAATAACGCTGTTTTTCTGTTTTGGACAATGTGATCCTCGTGATGCACCCAACTCATCCGAATGGGTGGGATGTCGACCTCACTATGGCCTTGCGTgccctgattttatttttttaaactgtCATTTTGTAGCATAACCATGGTTGGCTACGTCATGATGTCATCTCTGCATTATTTTTGCAACATTTAAAAAATGGGGTGTGTCTTTGTCCGTACACATGGAATGGTTTAATGGCAATACATGCTATGCTAACCTTTGATGCAAAAATACGTGGATCATAAATGAAAAAATACATAGAGAGGATAATATTAACCataaaaaaatctatttcattatAGTCAATTGAaagatataaataataaattaataaaaaggtTGATAAATaagataagaagagatttgtcctCCCTGCTATACTTGATATTTTCTCCTAAAAAAAGCTTGCGTGACACTTACACCATCCATAGTTCCATTAATTACTTGTTTATAAAAGAATGAATAGTTATTAGTAAAAAATTCACGTCAGATAAGGTAATCATGAAACTTTGACTAATATACCTTGTAGTTCCTAATCCTAGGAAACATGATGGGTATATTTATGATCCTTAGAATTTAGGCCACACATTATTTACTTTTAGCCATCTATTTAATAGCCTTTAATTAGATTATTAGGTTTACCTTATTAGTGTtattttcaagatatgttacattcTCCATGGGACCAACAACTTGGATGGTGTAAATATCTATACATCTGGGATGCATGTGAAAGATAAATGGTACTATGTCTGATATATGAGTGTCACTCAGGCTAAAAATGTTAAAATTCCATATAATCTATGTCTGCGTTTATgtctatattatatataattcaagtaaaaaaaaaaatgttaaaattcCATATTAGTGCTAAAGTTTGAATATTCAAAGGACACGTGAATGATCTTAGAATGAAAGGTTCTTTTGACATTTTGAAACTGTGGTTCCTTGCCAATGATCCTTAGATTATACAAGGGGTAGATATTAAGGAGGTAAGGAAACCAATCGAGTTTGTATTCGGCCAGTATAATACCAGAAAAGGCCTAATGTCCACTTTcagccggaagcggattggctggtgtaccacacaccacggaactggctggtgtgttgatgtcactaagttctgtgggtcccaccatctggtatgtgttacatccaaaccgtccgccCATTTGGAGATCTTTTTgtaaggcttgatccaaaaataagatagatccaaagatcaagtagaccacactgcaaaaatcagtgggagattgaacgtctaccattgaaacccttttggaggttatagaagttttggatcaatatgatatttgtttttcgctctatgtgaccttatgaatcgaTTGGATATATAGAAAATAACATTATGGCacgccccacaaatgtttcaacggtgagaatcattctcGCCGTTGCTATTTGTGATACTGTAAATTTAAGCTTCTGAAATGGCTCAATTTTAgctcatattctaaaataatctctccaaatggatgaaccgtgtggatataataaatacatcatcatagggtgataaaactttgatctcatcAGAACCGTTTGCATAGCTCGAAGAgagtcagtgctcgtcttcgcacaacatCTGCACACCAGctaggtcagtggtgtgtggtacaccagccactcTTTCTATCCCCTTTTCTTGAACAGGGAAGACTTTCgagacttttctttttcttaatatTCCCTTCCTCATCTATTCTACTCCATTTTGAGGGTCCATCTGCTGATCCCATGGCTCAATTGGATGATCACCGACTAGGAAGATAAAGTAGGATCAGAgcagatatgcctttttgggacTCAGAATGATCGGTGACCTTAACACCCTGACTCGTGGGATGACGTGGTGGGATTAGATTAACCCATGTGCCGCtatcattaataaataaatagagtCATGCAGAGCATGTGGGAAAATAATTAGGTTTAGTACTTATTTAATTTGTAGGTGCTCATCTCTCACGGCGGCACATGCCCCAATTAAATAATATTACATTCTAATACCAGCAATTCACGTGGCCTAGGGGTCCCCATGCAATATGGggcttgttttttgttttttttttctttattttaagaATTTAGACTGCTATTTGGATGGACCACCACATTTTAAGACTCTATTTAGTTTCGGGCCTTCTAAAGACAACTCCATCCGTTTGAGGTGCACACAAGTCGAGCtgggcacagctcgactcggctcggccacttgctgaccttagcttgaactcggctcgacttggtcctcgagcctaattggccaactcggctcgattcggtcagtAGCTTGGGCCATTTCAAGCCAAGTTAATTcatctgtgcagcattttcacaaacacatagactGCACCTTTAatatctcattgtatgtaaaacagtagcaatggttttacagatatttcatcaaacGCCTTCTAAGCAacctaaaaaattaagaaaaaaaaaaaagatatttgcttcatatgcataccttccttgccaccagccacacttcattgagtcatttcatcaaacacttggtgagcaacatcaatatcgaagtaaccgagtcaccgaactggttcagtccgagtttgattcgagctggggttcaatccgagtcgagctcaaacttggttcaaaattttttttgagctcaaaaatcaacttgactcagctcgaacttagtttcgaactgAGTCGGATCGTGCTTTTTCGAACCAACTCTCCATagctctttttaattttcttcattttcctcttcctactactttctttcctctctttttagttacatcttctctctcttcctaAGACGTGTTGGGATATCTAGTTCAATCTTGGTCAATCCAAGGGATAGCTCAAACAATGATATTCTAGGTATGTTGAACATGTTGTGAAACTGTGAATCATGTGAGTCACAGGAGTTTCTAATGGTTAACCATATTTGAACAGACATGCATAGTCTACCTACTCTGGCTATCTTAACATgtacagctatatatatatatatatatatatataaatataaaaactgCCTGTATAATTCTATTtctatcatgatacatgcatgcAATATAACTGGAAGTATGTACATGGAAAGAGAAAGATACCTGAATCTGATCGCCGATATTGACAATGAACGAGTTGGGTGCAGCTCGGATAGTCACCCAAGCATCGCCTCTTCGAACTTGGAGTCCATCCACACGGTCGTCAGGGAGAAGAAGGGTCAAAACACCGGGATCAGAATGCGCGGAGAGACCCAGTGTGAGGTCTGGTTGTGGACACTTCGGGTAGTAATTCACTCTAAGAGTTGTTCCCATATCATCACCTCCAAACGCATTACGCATGTACTTTTCTTCCATTCCAAGACTCTTTGATAATATATCCAACACAACCCCACCCAGCTTCACCAATTCATCCCCATACTCCTCAATGACCGCCCTATATGGGAAAAATAGAAACTGATGAAACATTCAATAGATAAAATATAACAAACTCTGTCTAAGATCTTTCCAGCTCGATCAGGAATGGCCGTTGGATGCCCAATACCTAATATAAGTTAATCTAACTTGTGGGTCCTGCACATAGATGGCCCTTGGTTGAAAATCACATAGAACAAATATCCTAGCCATCAGTTTCTTGTTTGGAATCCATTTTCATGTGAACAGcttcaaaatggttgaattttcaaCTGTCGGCTATCCATGGAAAAGACCCTAGATTATCTTCAGTTAGAATACTTttcgttgcaccaaatatcataatatttaataaagaaagaaataacaaGGAAAATAATATTTCCACGGTCTAAATTTAGACCTTTTAACTTTCCACGTCAATCTTAGAACTTCAAGAAGGACTAGATCTTCTATTTTGTTGCCATAGATTTGCAGGAAGAAAATGAATGGTAGTGATTTACCTGCAAGAAGTAGGAAAACTGGGCCATTTGTCCATATCCCTCATGGAGTGGGGCAGGAGATTAAGGAAGTAATAGTCACCCCAGTCAAGAACTGGGGCCTTAGCTACTCCAATTCGGCTACCGTACCCTTCATATGTCTTAGGAGAGTTAGCATAGATTTCCTTCAACTCCATTGGAAGATGAAAGAACTCCCTCCATACCTTCCTGGCTCTCTGGATCAAATCCAGACTCACCCCATGATTAACAGCTTGGAAGAATCCCCATTCCCGGCATGCATCAGACACCATTTGAATTGTCCTCTCACGATCAACAGCATTGCCATTGAGTCCTCCAAGATCAATGATAGGGATGTTAATACCACTCGTTTGATCCACGGAATCCAACGAAGGTCTCTCCGATGGCGGCCTGATATACTTGTTGGGAATCACATTCGTGCTGCTCTCCGATAACGATTGCACCCGAACAATTGGTTCTGGCCAATCTTGCAAGCATTCCATATCGACCGTTGGTTTTCGAAcaggaacacacacacacacacaaatataaatatttaagTGTACGATGATAGACAACGGTTAGAACCCATGCATATAAATAGAAGAGAGGTGTTATGATCTAATAATGGATGGGCAAAGACAACTTTCTATGTCGTGGTCTCTTGTCCCAACTGCGCACATGTCATACATGTAAAACATTTTGGAATGTACAGAAAGTAGGCAGTGCGTGCTGATAGAGCTCAGTCTCAAATTCACACTGGTCAAACAATCTTACCATGTGATTTTCGCTCCATGAGTTAGGACCAATGGAACTGCAATTACTTGGGTCCCGTTGCTCCCAACCATGTCTTGGGTGAGGTTGGCTcaagttttctttaaaaaaaaaaattaaaataaaaaaaaaaattaaaaaaaaaaaagcttattagtacacccactgtcagttcagtgttagccacccccactagggaatggatacaaagaccttagtgttgaaacgtagacttgagctatggatcaaggtgtaggTTGGTTCAAGTTGTCAAGATCCAAAAATTGGATTAGGGTTGGAAAACTTCAACCCAATAAGGGTAGGTTCGGTTTAAGCAAATTCAAGTCGGCTTGGGTATAATCAAATGTACTAGGTTCCggttaggtcgggttgggttggTCTAGGGTTGAGTAGAAACGAATTCAGTTAGGATTAAGGTTGGACACATCAGTTTGGAATTTGGGTAAGCCTTTCTCATGAAGTTCGTGGGGTGGAaactgaggtggggtccaccgtgatgtttgtgaggaatccactccgtccatccgtttttgagctcattttcggATAAgaaccaaaagtgagcaggatccatgagtcaagtgggccgtactaaaagaTAAAGTGGTTtggaaaattcctaccattgaaaactcccTGTGGtagacagtgatgtttaaatgccatctataccgttcataacctCATCCCTTCCcggattaactgaaaacacaaatattagaatgattcaaaacttccgtagcctcacgaatatttcaactttggacgttcaattctcatgTCTTCGGCCCACTTAAGCACcggatccggttcatttttgtcctcatatcctaatatcaactcaaaaaacggatgaacgggttggatttatcataaacatcgcagtgggccccacctgggttcccagtgcaggaacttaaCTCTCAAGGTCTGGTTGGGCCCGAATTAACCCTCGACCTAACCCAACCTGTCCGAGTTACATCCCAGGGACCACTGATAACGTCGAATTGATATGCACatcgattggatggttaggattatcaatCCATGAATTCCATTTTTGGTATTGTTACATCCACAGTGGGGGCCACATCTAGACAGCCCGTTTTGACGTGCATGCATGCCGCGTGTACGGTGGATGAGACACAACAACTTAAGAAATGGTGGGGAACTTTCACGGATGTCCAACGaagccaaaaaagaagaaaaagatgggtTGTTGCTGGCGACTTCCAAGAAATCAAAGTCTATTTTCCTTTCGCTGTGATGTTGACGTAAGTAAGAACGTGTTATTTGTGAGTTTTAAGAAGATTACTCTTCCGTCTCGATGTACTGGCGTTTGTTCGTTGCAGCCCATGGCAATACATATGGCCCACTGTTAGTGGATCATCCAGACGGTTCATCTTCTGTCCAACAACGTGAACAAACTATCACGCTTTGTAGCTTTAGTAtttgcatttttcatttttttttttctgccagAGTACTATAGATGACGCACAGGCACTCAAAATTTTCACATGTAGCATATGtataatacctaaacctaaaccgtttaaatagtgggccccattttAGATGGTTTATATAACAACGTTTGAACAGAAAGTAATGTGTTAACTAGTTGATTTGTTGGTAATTAATGGACGTTGGATGTAAAATTAGTTGTAATCAAATGTGTATAAATGGAAGGTTTTAATCAGCCAACTACTATTAGTTTAGATTTATTTTCTAAGGTGGGTTTGGTGAGTTGGagagtttaatttgagttaactaCGTGCCTAGTCTACAAATTTTTGAGTGCCTGCCTATCAACCTTCATattttgccagagtatcaaaccatTCCTCGCCCTTCTAAGTTGGAAAAGATTCACAGACAAACCACGATTTAGCAGCCGGAGCTGTGGGTAGGGGTCTAGCCCCTAAACTGGACCCAAGGGCCTTGCACAAACTTGAAATTTAGGGCAGATGCACATGCGAAGCCAGTCCCATggcaatgatgaatgacccacccaGGTCATTGGCTCAGTCTATTTGCCAAGTGCCCTTCGGTAGTATAGAAAGAAATGGGGCActccctgactgtggagcccgCCTTGATATATATTCTTTACATCAACGTTGTCCATccttttgacagctcattttagggcacgatccaaaaaaatgaagtagaccaaaatcttaggtggaccacattacaggaaatagtagtgactgaatacccaccattaaaaacttactggggctgtggaatgtttatttgccatccaacctattgatatggtgagaaagacctggatgaagagacgacacaaatatcagcttgatccaaaacttttgttgccacaagaagtttttaatggtcaatcaccattgtttcctgtgttgttgtccaactgagatttggatctgtttcatttttcggaatcatgccctaaaatgagctgtcaaaacgtatggatggtatggatgtaaggaacatacatcacagtaggccccgcAGTTAGGGAttcaagaaatggatggttaaaatactTATTAGATGCAGCATCTAGGTCATATTTCAAGGATGAAAACCGTTTATATAAATGAACTTGTGGAGGATGATAATACTTAAAGAAAACTTCTTACATTAGAATTATTTCTGACCTTTAATCATTTAACCATTTTTTTGTAACCGCTTCCAGTATCACCATGCATATacgctaagggcatgtttggatgtcaGGCCCATAACATAATGTATCATATATGTCTATGAAATATATCCTTGAAAGTGACGCTATCCAAACACCGCCACGTGATACGCTGGCAACCCGAGTACGTCATCAGCTCAGTTTCTTGAAACGACACGTCTTGTAAAACATTGTTACAACGCAGGCGTCTGTGTAGTGCAATGAAAGCACTGCACCGCCATAGCAGACGagcattttaagaaaaaaaaattaaaaatcccgAGATTGCAAGATCGAGGATTTTCATCGGAAGCATATTTCTGAAAGGAGAGCCTCTCGTTTTGAAGCTCTCCACCTTCTCTCAATACATAGTATTCCCAGGCGCTATGTTCACCTCCCTTTACTACTGCCCCGAAGACCATCCCAACAAGAAGAAGATTTCCTCTTCCTCTGCCTGACTTCTTCCTCCATCCTTCTCATCATTTCCAAGTTTTTATCTCTTCCTCCGCCTAGGGTTTCTTTCGACGAACACCTGAGAAGCACTACTAGTTTTcgggaccgttgatctggtggccCACCGTGTGAATGAGCTACAGGTAAAAAAAATCACATCCGCTTGTTGAATGCAGACCGCTGCTCCAACCGTTATCGATGTGGTGGGCCACGAGATAGCCTTCCGATCGCCAGGCCAATTTGCAACCCGTGTGCCACGAGGAGGGAACTGCATATTAGCGTTCCTCTTTGATGGATGATGTTGAAGCAAGGTTTGCCCATTCGGCTCACAGATCAACAGGAGGGGCACATGTGCCAGATCAGAATTCCCCTCTGTCATTCTCACTATGTAGATGCCCTATTGAAGGAAATAGGCTCTTCTCATCACCAGGCGAATGAACGTTAATTTCATACCTATTTAATGCTTGGGAAGCAGTGCGGCTGATGAACACTCCTTTCCTAAACACTGATTTCGGAAACCATGGTCTCCTGTGATTACAAGTGCATTCTTATCTAAACATTGTGAGTGGTTTGCAATTTGCAGACGCTTTACCGCTGCAGGACCACTAATACCTTGATGGGACAGTTTTACTTCCCTCTACGATACTATACGCGAATCTAAACACGCCCTAAGTGtattaagtaaactctgtggggccaccaggatttatatattttatccactcctttcatccattttaaaagataattttagatttcaatctcaaaaaataaagcatatctaatctcaagtggaccacaacgtaCGAAACAACATGAATTGAAGGTCTACAATTGAAATTTTCTTTAGGgccaatgaagttttggatcaaggtgatatttttgttttcccttcgtctatgTTGGTGTGATCctatgaactgattggatgacaactaaacattacagtgggccctcgcAAGGTTTCAACtctggaaatcattattcccactgtttgtttcctgtggtgtggtccacttgagatttggatatgcttcaattttaggattaactactaaaatgatctgcaaaaatatatggacagcatggataaactacatacattcacagtgggcctgaCACTTAGTTTGATAAAATTGCAAGCCGACTGTTAACCCAGCATGACCCATTGCAGGGATTCCATGATCAAGTTTAATAAGAACAAGTCCACGGTTAGGGGATAGGCAACCTGGGAGTGACCAGGGAATACCCCCAGCTAGCCACAGCCTAGCCCATGGTTGCCGCCTATGTTGAGGCTTCGTATAAAAACACCTAGTAGGGAATTACATGGTGCAGGCATACACATCCAGCCGTTTGTGCAATCTCTGAGTCGTTCAATGACTGCTACCTTGTATGTGTCCTGACCTAATATCACGGTTATGAGAGGTTAAGTAACCTGGGACTAACCACGGAATACCCCAGCTAGCCACAACCCAACCTATGGTGGCCACTTATGTTGAGGCTTCATGTAGAAAAATTTAGTAAGGAATTACatggtgcatgcatgcacatttatCCGTTTGTGCAATTTTTTGAGTCGCTCAATGACTGATGCCTTGTATGTGTCCTGACCCAATATCAGGAGTATTAGAGGTCAGGCAACCACGGGATTGCCCAGCTAGCTACAATCTAACCTATGGTGGCCACTTATGTTGAGGCttcatataaaaaaatcaaggaaTTACATGGTGCACGCATGCACATTCAGTGCTATCTCTGAGTCGTTCAATGACTGTGCCTTATATGTGTCCTAACCCAATATAAGGGATATTAGAGGTTAGGCAACCAGGGACTAACCACCGAATACCCAACCTAACCTATGGTTGCCACTTATGTTGAGGCTTCATATAAAAAAATCTAGTAAGGAATCACATGGTGCACTCATGCACATCTTAGCCGTTTGTGCAAGCTTTGAGTCCTTTAATAACTGCTGCCTTATATGTGTCCTCACCCAATATCAGAGATCTTAGGGGTTGGGACTTGTATGTGTCCTGACCCAATATCAATGGTATTTTAGGGGTTGGGACTGACCAGGGAATACCCAGCTACTCACAACCTAACCTATGGCTGCCTCATATGTTGAGgcttcataaaaattaaaaataaaaataaaaataaaaaataaaaaagactagTAGGGAATCacatgctgcatacatgcacaTCTAGTCGTTTGTGCAAGCTTTGAGTCGTTCAATAACCACTGCTGTGTATGTGTCCTAACCTAATATTAGGAGTATCAGCATTGCTGATATAAAAAGCATTTATGGCTGTTTAGAGGCAAATTACTCTAGAAATATCTATGGAAATGTCAAACAGACCCACTCATCAAGTGGTTACCAATCTGGCACATGTATTATATCACCACATATGTAGTTGGAATATCTTCCACCCACATTCAATTGAAGATTGATGTATCTTTGCTACTGACaagtctttattattattattattattattattattattattattttttgacaaatagggCAATAAGGATGAAAGAAAAAGGCATCCATGCATGCAATCCCTATCAACGTCAACGTTTCCATTTTTCATATATTATGATGACAGCTACAGGATGCTGACTCGACTGGAAAATTTTCCAATATGCTTTTAATAGCTTTGTCTGACTGCCGCACATGGCCTAATTAAATCTCACCACATCCTCACCTTATCTGGTTGTGTAGTCTACCTACGTGGAACCCTCTCCTgtctgcatttgatttttttccttatcTGTATCATGTGTAACTAGAAGCTTTTGGATGATTTTACCCATTCAATTTAGTCATTCACACGTGTGCACTTTTGCATTTCAGAAAAGAAAACACGTGTCTTTGCGTCTCTGAACCAAGGGCAACTTTGTACTTTATATTCTTAATTGGAGCAGTCGACTATTGTTCCCTTTCTTCTTCGTACAGCTGCAGCCCACGTACTCACCCAAGCATTTCGGGGAccatagaaataaaaagaatccTGGAATAGGGAATTCTTATTTTGCATTTATATTGGGTTACGTCATCATTGATGATGCCAATACTGCTACATTAAATGTGATTTGTAATCAACAGCTATGACCCAATCACACTGCAAAGAACAAAAAATCTCAACTCCTAACAAACAAAGGATCCCAACTCAAACAAAAAGCTCTGCATCCACTTGTTGTGGAGGTTCACGATTAGATGTCAGCTCAAAACCaagggaaattaaaaaaaataaaaaactcagtAGCCCACGAGTCTGGAAATAGTGATGAGAGGATGCCCCACCATTGAAACGACATGGGTCATTCTCTCTGGCAGTAGTAGTTGCCCTCAATGTGCTTTGATGTAATATACCCATTATTAGTTGCTTGGTTTGTTTTCAATTACGCGGGCACACCAGAATCGATATAACATCTTgatccaaaccaatcaactttgaccccaagcgttAAAATAAGCATatacattcaatatgaacatgTATGACCATATTTTGAAAAGATTGGTCGCTTACTCAGCCACTTACAGAATTTGATAATGATCAGGCAATAATCGAAGGGTAAAGTTTTTCCTTTAAAGATGGGTTACTTTATGTCTTATATAAGAAAGGATTTTCAAAATACTaatgcaaatcaaacaaaaggaaaaactcactcGATCACTAGAAGCGACTATcagaatgcgtctcttgaaaaAATTACTTGATATTAGATAAAGAACAAATCTAATATATGAGCGTaaactcaaattacaactcaagATTATAGCCAAGAATTGTTGCTACTTGATTATCGCTACTTTTAGGACAAATTGAGATAAAGGAAATtgatagatttggtttgattgaTTATTATGTTTGATGTTGAGATGTCTTGGTTTATTGTTTTTTTCTGTTATTTATAGAGTAATGTTGCAGTTTGTTCTTTTATATTCTTCCTCCATTACCGCAACGGTTATAGCAATCAAAAGTCTCTTTCTAGATTATTCTCTTGTTACATTTCTCCTTTGTGACTTTTCCTCTTTCGAGTGCCTATTGATCGCTTGCTTCATTTTCGTTGGCCAAAGTTTTGTTTTTACTACCCTTAGTCACCTTTTATATCTTAAGCAATTCGAATGCACTTCTTGTATGTCAACCATAACATTTTGTTCATCATCCTCTAATGTGTAAAAGTAGACTTACACCAACTTTAAACCTGCGAAAAGAGTTCCAAACCTTTGAAGATCTTTTTTATCCACTTCCTATTTCTCATACAGTGCTGCATGTCACTCCCTTATTGGCGTTCTCAAAATTGCCAGAATTAGGGTGCAATACCCACTAAAACATATAGCCtcaataaaaatatttaatcAGTGCTTATGACCCATAAAATAATTTTTTGGTGATCTAATGCACTTAAGG
This region includes:
- the LOC131223579 gene encoding jasmonate-induced oxygenase 2-like — translated: MECLQDWPEPIVRVQSLSESSTNVIPNKYIRPPSERPSLDSVDQTSGINIPIIDLGGLNGNAVDRERTIQMVSDACREWGFFQAVNHGVSLDLIQRARKVWREFFHLPMELKEIYANSPKTYEGYGSRIGVAKAPVLDWGDYYFLNLLPHSMRDMDKWPSFPTSCRAVIEEYGDELVKLGGVVLDILSKSLGMEEKYMRNAFGGDDMGTTLRVNYYPKCPQPDLTLGLSAHSDPGVLTLLLPDDRVDGLQVRRGDAWVTIRAAPNSFIVNIGDQIQVLSNAIYKSVEHRVIVNSNEERLSLAFFYNPDNDALVGPAPELVGAGRPPLYPSMKYRDYRLYMRMRGPQGKSQMESLKVAHTTSATNS